One genomic window of Medicago truncatula cultivar Jemalong A17 chromosome 1, MtrunA17r5.0-ANR, whole genome shotgun sequence includes the following:
- the LOC112418250 gene encoding uncharacterized protein, which produces MKLYIAASECTIGSMLAQEDENGAERAIYYLSRVLNDAETRYHPSEKLCICLYFSCTKLKHYIKPFHVYVYSHFDIIKHMLSKPIFHSRVGKWALALTKYSLTYQSLKSVKGQIVADFIADHSIEEPLSKGIENQPRKLYFDGSNHKNGTRIGVVIISPKDILTKYKFRINQYCSNNEAEYETLMTVLEIALELGEKCVEIKGDSELVLKQLTKEYKCAKESLIIYYTMANALLKQFTHVEIRHVPRIENQEANDLAQMASGYKIPKDQVQEPITVKNKRSSMDILSKKLLTPKLGGIETSQGHVQGMNLVEILVINNLVDDDWRKPIVNYLENPDGTTCRKVKYRALSYVIVGDELFKTTPEGVLLKCLGETDAYLAVSNTHSGACGTHQANHKMKWLLFRQGVYWPTMLKDCIEFAKACELHSIIKPWPFRGWALDVIGEIKPKSSKGYKYILVGIDYFTKWIEAIPLKEVTQDEVINFIQKYIIYRFGILETITTDQGSVFTGQKIVKFAENTGFKLLTSSRYYAQANGQVEAANKSLISIIKRKTKRKPKNWHEVLGKA; this is translated from the coding sequence ATGAAGTTGTATATAGCAGCATCGGAATGTACTATAGGAAGCATGCTAGCACAAGAGGATGAAAATGGCGCAGAAAGGGCCATATATTATCTTAGTAGAGTATTAAATGATGCCGAAACAAGATACCATCCTAGTGAAAAGTTATGTATATGCTTATATTTCTCATGTACAAAACTTAAGCATTATATAAAGCCGTTTCACGTCTATGTTTATTCCCATTTTGATATAATTAAACATATGTTGTCGAAACCAATTTTTCATAGTAGAGTCGGAAAATGGGCCTTAGCACTTACGAAATATTCATTAACATATCAATCATTGAAATCCGTGAAAGGTCAAATTGTAGCCGACTTCATTGCAGATCATTCTATCGAAGAACCTTTATCGAAGGGAATCGAAAACCAACCCAGGAAGTTGTATTTCGATGGATCTAATCATAAGAATGGCACAAGAATTGGAGTTGTGATTATTTCACCCAAAGATATTTTGACTAAGTATAAATTTCGAATTAATCAGTATTGCTCTAATAATGAGGCTGAGTATGAAACCTTGATGACAGTTCTAGAGATTGCACTCGAACTGGGGGAAAAATGTGTCGAAATCAAAGGGGACTCGGAGTTAGTTCTTAAACAATTAACTAAAGAGTACAAATGTGCCAAAGAAAGTTTAATCATATATTACACTATGGCCAATGCATTATTGAAACAGTTTACTCACGTCGAAATCCGACATGTTCCCCGTATAGAAAATCAAGAAGCAAATGATTTAGCTCAGATGGCCTCTGGATACAAGATACCAAAAGACCAAGTGCAAGAGCCGATTACGGTCAAGAACAAACGTAGTTCGATGGACATTCTCTCAAAGAAATTGTTAACGCCAAAACTTGGGGGGATAGAGACGTCTCAAGGACATGTGCAAGGTATGAATTTGGTCGAAATTTTGGTCATTAACAATTTAGTTGACGATGATTGGCGGAAACCCATAGTCAATTATTTAGAAAACCCAGATGGTACAACCTGTCGAAAAGTAAAATATCGAGCCTTGAGCTATGTGATAGTAGGCGACGAATTGTTTAAAACGACTCCGGAAGGAGTTTTACTTAAATGTCTTGGAGAAACAGATGCATATTTGGCTGTTTCCAACACACATAGTGGGGCTTGTGGAACACATCAAGCAAACCACAAAATGAAATGGCTTTTGTTCCGACAAGGCGTATATTGGCCAACCATGCTTAAAGATTGCATAGAATTCGCCAAAGCTTGTGAGTTACATTCGATAATCAAACCCTGGCCATTTAGAGGTTGGGCTTTAGACGTAATTGGGGAAATCAAACCTAAATCATCGAAGGGATATAAATACATCTTGGTGGGAATAGATTATTTCACGAAATGGATAGAGGCAATTCCTTTAAAAGAAGTTACTCAAGATGAGGTTATAAACTTCATTCAGAAATATATAATCTATAGATTTGGCATTCTAGAAACCATTACGACAGATCAAGGGTCGGTGTTCACCGgtcaaaaaatagtaaaatttgcTGAAAACACGGGTTTTAAATTATTAACCTCGTCACGATATTATGCCCAAGCAAATGGTCAAGTCGAAGCAGCAAATAAAAGCCTCATTTCCATTATTAAAAGGAAGACTAAAAGAAAACCCAAGAATTGGCATGAAGTTCTTGGCAAAGCTTGA
- the LOC25480281 gene encoding kunitz type trypsin inhibitor 104 precursor: protein MSTRSLTIFILAHVWLLMATTSIAQFVIDTSGEPVEDDEEYFIRPAITGNGGGSTLVTGNGPCPLHVGLDNTEGTLGVAVKFTPFAPQHDDDDVRLNRDLRVTFLTSTSCGQSTDWRLGEKDATSGRRLIVTGRDNGAGSQGNFFRIVQTQTGGTYNIQWCPTEACPSCKVQCGTVGVIRENGKNLLALDGDALPVVFQKE from the coding sequence ATGTCAACTAGATCCCTCACCATATTCATCCTAGCTCATGTTTGGCTTTTGATGGCAACAACATCAATAGCTCAGTTTGTCATCGACACAAGTGGCGAACCTGTTGAGGACGATGAGGAATACTTCATTAGACCTGCTATCACAGGCAACGGAGGAGGTTCCACTTTGGTCACAGGAAATGGACCATGCCCTTTGCATGTTGGTCTTGACAACACTGAAGGAACACTTGGAGTGGCTGTGAAGTTCACTCCTTTTGCTCCTCAACATGATGATGACGATGTTAGGCTTAACAGAGACTTGAGAGTAACATTCCTAACCTCCACAAGTTGTGGGCAGTCAACAGACTGGAGATTGGGCGAGAAAGATGCAACGAGTGGAAGGAGGTTGATTGTTACCGGAAGAGATAACGGTGCAGGATCACAAGGTAACTTTTTTAGGATTGTGCAGACTCAAACTGGTGGTACCTATAACATTCAGTGGTGCCCTACAGAGGCTTGTCCAAGTTGTAAGGTACAATGTGGGACTGTTGGTGTTATTCGCGAGAATGGCAAGAATCTGTTGGCCCTTGATGGTGATGCCCTTCCAGTTGTGTTCCAGAAAGAATGA